From Actinomycetota bacterium, one genomic window encodes:
- a CDS encoding OB-fold nucleic acid binding domain-containing protein: MSEEDLYRARLGKLDDLGAEAWPVRFGPTESASELQERYSGLEPGSESGDVVSVAGRLVATREQGRLAFGDLQDRTGRIQLFVTRDLVERFKELDTGDIVGATGEVMRTKLGELSVRPSELVMLAKSLRPLPDKWHGLKDVEVRFRQRYLDLISNPDSQRIARLRSAVIRA, translated from the coding sequence ATGAGCGAGGAGGACCTTTACCGGGCCCGTCTGGGCAAGCTCGACGACCTGGGGGCCGAGGCGTGGCCCGTCCGGTTCGGACCCACCGAATCGGCGTCCGAGCTGCAGGAGCGTTACTCGGGGCTGGAGCCGGGGTCGGAGTCGGGCGACGTCGTTTCGGTGGCAGGACGTCTTGTCGCGACGCGCGAGCAGGGAAGGCTTGCCTTCGGGGACCTGCAGGACCGCACCGGCCGCATCCAGCTGTTCGTCACGCGCGACCTGGTCGAGCGGTTCAAGGAGCTGGACACGGGCGACATCGTCGGCGCCACCGGCGAGGTCATGCGGACCAAGCTGGGCGAGCTGTCGGTGCGGCCGTCGGAGCTCGTGATGCTTGCGAAGTCGCTTCGTCCGCTTCCGGACAAGTGGCACGGCCTGAAGGACGTCGAGGTCCGTTTCCGCCAGAGGTACCTGGATCTCATCTCCAACCCGGATTCACAGCGGATCGCGCGGTTGCGCAGTGCCGTGATCCGGGC
- a CDS encoding type III pantothenate kinase, with the protein MLLTVDAGNTETTLGLFEDEDLVRTWRFATQTARTPDELFVLFQAFLALERMSFDRTVAEVAIASVVPRVTQSLREMVQRYLQFEPLIVGPGVRTGMPVLIDNPREVGADRIMGAVAAYEIYGGPAIVIDLGTATTFDAVSEGGEYLGGAIAPGPHTAAQALVAGAAQLERVEFAPPRRLIGKSTAEALQSGIVLGYASLIEGMVARFRTELGAEARTVLTGGLADQISPNLSIVDEVDPWLVLRGLRIVTGRNRTPQ; encoded by the coding sequence ATGCTTCTCACCGTCGACGCCGGCAACACCGAGACCACCCTCGGCCTGTTCGAGGACGAAGACCTGGTCAGGACGTGGCGGTTCGCCACCCAGACGGCCAGGACCCCCGACGAGCTGTTCGTGTTGTTCCAGGCCTTTTTGGCCCTCGAGCGGATGTCGTTTGACCGCACCGTCGCAGAGGTGGCGATAGCCAGCGTCGTCCCGAGGGTCACCCAGTCTCTGCGCGAGATGGTCCAGCGCTACCTGCAGTTCGAGCCGCTGATAGTCGGCCCCGGAGTCCGGACGGGGATGCCGGTGCTGATCGACAACCCCCGGGAGGTCGGGGCGGACAGGATCATGGGCGCCGTCGCGGCCTATGAGATCTACGGCGGACCCGCCATCGTCATCGACCTCGGGACCGCCACGACCTTCGACGCCGTGTCCGAGGGAGGCGAGTACCTCGGCGGGGCCATCGCCCCGGGTCCCCACACGGCGGCGCAGGCCCTGGTCGCGGGGGCAGCCCAGCTGGAGCGCGTGGAGTTCGCGCCCCCCCGCAGGCTCATCGGCAAGAGCACGGCCGAAGCGCTGCAGTCGGGCATCGTGCTCGGGTACGCCAGCCTGATTGAAGGCATGGTGGCCAGGTTCCGGACGGAGCTGGGAGCCGAGGCCAGGACCGTGCTCACGGGGGGCCTGGCCGACCAGATCTCCCCGAACCTGTCCATCGTCGACGAGGTGGACCCGTGGCTGGTCCTGCGGGGACTGCGCATCGTGACCGGACGCAACCGGACTCCCCAGTGA
- the nadC gene encoding carboxylating nicotinate-nucleotide diphosphorylase — MRAQTAAAALEADVERVVRLALDEDTATRDITTESVVASDARGVAEVIASAPGVVFGLSAVAATFRRLDPAVDVVTPVSDADPVEAGQVLARLTGSLRAILTGERTALNLLGHLSGIATLTREFVRLAGTAEVTDTRKTLPGLRTLQKAAVRAGGGVNHRMDLSAAVLVKDNHIAACASVSEATRRAVSSGLAVQVECESAGDVRQALEAGASSLLLDNRPADELEALVRLAREMRPGVFIEASGGVTLETVAAIVATGVDRVSVGALTHSAPALDVSLRLVRAGS; from the coding sequence ATGAGGGCCCAGACTGCCGCCGCAGCGCTGGAGGCCGACGTCGAGCGGGTCGTGCGACTCGCGCTTGACGAGGACACTGCCACCCGCGACATCACCACCGAATCGGTCGTCGCCTCGGATGCGCGCGGCGTCGCGGAGGTCATCGCGTCGGCTCCCGGCGTCGTCTTCGGCCTGTCCGCGGTGGCCGCTACGTTCCGTCGGCTGGACCCGGCCGTCGATGTGGTCACGCCGGTCTCCGACGCGGACCCGGTCGAGGCCGGACAGGTGCTCGCCAGGCTGACAGGAAGCCTGCGCGCCATCCTCACCGGCGAGCGGACGGCTCTGAACCTGCTCGGCCACCTGTCGGGCATCGCCACGCTGACGCGCGAGTTCGTCCGGCTGGCCGGAACGGCCGAGGTGACCGACACCCGCAAGACCCTTCCCGGGCTGCGCACGCTGCAGAAGGCCGCGGTCCGCGCCGGCGGCGGCGTCAACCACCGAATGGACCTGTCGGCGGCGGTGCTCGTGAAAGACAACCACATCGCCGCCTGCGCGTCCGTTTCGGAGGCAACGCGGAGGGCTGTGTCGTCGGGACTTGCGGTGCAGGTCGAGTGTGAGTCGGCGGGCGACGTTCGTCAGGCGTTGGAGGCGGGTGCGTCCTCACTGCTCCTGGACAACCGGCCGGCCGATGAGCTGGAGGCGCTCGTCCGGCTGGCGCGGGAGATGCGTCCCGGGGTGTTCATCGAGGCGTCCGGGGGCGTGACGCTGGAGACGGTTGCGGCGATCGTCGCGACGGGCGTGGACCGGGTTTCGGTGGGCGCTCTCACGCACTCGGCCCCCGCGCTGGACGTGAGCCTGCGCCTGGTTCGCGCCGGGTCGTAG
- the panD gene encoding aspartate 1-decarboxylase: MIRFLLKSKIHRALVTEARLDYVGSITIDAELMDLADIREHEKVLVVDVDNGSRLETYAIPGPRRSGTICMNGAAARLVHAGDKVIIMTFAGFDQEEVAGHHPRVVFVDDGNHPAGTAGDDSGDSGEGAGGLL, translated from the coding sequence ATGATCCGCTTTTTGCTCAAGTCCAAGATCCACCGCGCGCTCGTGACCGAGGCCCGGCTGGACTACGTGGGGTCCATAACCATCGACGCCGAGCTGATGGACCTGGCCGACATCCGGGAGCACGAAAAGGTGCTCGTCGTGGATGTGGACAATGGGTCGAGACTCGAGACGTACGCGATCCCCGGGCCCCGCAGGTCGGGGACGATCTGCATGAACGGCGCGGCCGCGCGACTCGTCCACGCCGGCGACAAAGTGATCATCATGACCTTCGCCGGGTTCGACCAGGAGGAGGTGGCCGGCCATCACCCGCGCGTCGTTTTCGTCGACGACGGCAACCACCCCGCCGGTACGGCCGGCGACGACTCCGGTGACTCCGGTGAAGGCGCAGGCGGGCTGCTGTGA
- the panC gene encoding pantoate--beta-alanine ligase, with protein sequence MTVRTIPRMRTVLWEARGRGDTVGFIPTMGALHEGHLSLVRRGRNECGFVVVSIFVNPTQFDVEADFQAYPRNLEDDAALCQEAGVDAVFSPGAGEMYPEPPLTRISMPALTQTMEGAVRPGHFEGVALIVSKLFSIMGTCRAYFGEKDAQQLCVVSRLASDLDMPVEVVGCPTTRESDGLAMSSRNIRIPESDRPRALCLSQALFSIRDAIQAGQRDVEFLISLGMTELTAARPDAVDYLEIVDPATLRPATRVESDVLVCGAIRVAGTRLIDNVRVHVAGPSGDPLGGSSAGEGPADRRDTR encoded by the coding sequence ATGACGGTGCGCACGATTCCGCGGATGCGAACGGTGCTGTGGGAGGCCCGCGGTCGGGGCGACACCGTGGGATTCATCCCCACCATGGGGGCGCTGCACGAAGGACACCTGTCGCTTGTGCGCCGAGGGCGCAACGAGTGCGGGTTCGTCGTGGTGAGTATCTTCGTCAACCCCACCCAGTTCGACGTCGAAGCCGACTTCCAGGCCTACCCGCGGAACCTCGAAGACGACGCCGCGCTGTGCCAGGAGGCGGGGGTGGACGCCGTTTTCAGTCCCGGGGCCGGCGAGATGTACCCCGAGCCTCCGCTCACTCGGATCTCGATGCCGGCTCTCACGCAGACCATGGAGGGCGCGGTTCGCCCGGGCCACTTCGAGGGTGTGGCTCTGATCGTCTCCAAGTTGTTTTCGATTATGGGGACTTGCCGCGCCTACTTCGGCGAGAAAGACGCACAGCAACTGTGCGTGGTGAGCCGTCTGGCATCCGACCTCGACATGCCGGTGGAGGTGGTGGGCTGCCCGACCACACGCGAGTCCGATGGGCTGGCGATGTCCAGCCGAAACATCAGGATTCCCGAGTCTGATCGGCCTCGCGCGCTGTGCCTGTCCCAGGCTCTGTTCTCCATTCGCGATGCCATACAGGCCGGGCAGCGTGATGTCGAGTTCCTCATCTCCCTGGGCATGACCGAGCTCACAGCGGCGCGGCCCGATGCGGTCGACTACCTCGAGATCGTCGATCCGGCCACGCTCCGGCCCGCCACACGGGTGGAGAGCGACGTGCTGGTCTGCGGCGCCATCAGAGTCGCCGGAACGCGTCTGATAGACAACGTACGGGTGCATGTCGCCGGCCCGTCCGGGGACCCCCTGGGGGGATCCTCGGCCGGCGAGGGGCCCGCCGACCGGAGGGACACGAGATGA